The following proteins are co-located in the Gordonia polyisoprenivorans genome:
- a CDS encoding MFS transporter, producing the protein MSAPARVGHPMVVWTVAVTVYFIAVLHRSSMAVAGLLAADRFHISASALSTFVVLQLLVYALMQIPVGLLVDRFGPRRVLLTGTLILTLAQLSFAFADTYVWALGSRFFVGVGDAMTFVCVLRLVTSWFPVRRIPLMTQLTGVLGQLGAVAAAVPMTWALSNLGWTHAYLVTAACGAALLVIAAIVVRDSPQARTTSGPLLGFAGIRATLAAAWGHPGTRLGFWMHFSTQFSATVLGLLWGFPFFVEGEGQGAGAAGTLLTIMVCSIIGFGPIFAALITRHPWHRSTLVLSVVGAIAGMWTIVLAWPGPAPFWLLMLLVIVCGMGGPASMIGFDLGRTSNPVSRVGSATGIINQGGFFASLLLMAMIGIIVDWRTPDGASGYPPEAFTAAMSAQYLLWGVGALQIWRYRRKGRAHLRREDPMVWSEQSGRPLPEA; encoded by the coding sequence GTGAGCGCACCCGCCCGTGTCGGGCACCCGATGGTGGTGTGGACGGTCGCGGTGACCGTCTACTTCATCGCCGTCCTGCATCGGTCGTCGATGGCGGTCGCCGGTCTGCTCGCCGCCGACCGATTTCACATCTCGGCGTCGGCGTTGTCGACGTTCGTGGTGTTGCAGTTGCTGGTGTACGCGCTGATGCAGATCCCGGTCGGGCTCCTCGTCGACCGGTTCGGCCCGCGCCGGGTGCTGCTCACCGGCACCTTGATCCTGACGCTGGCGCAACTGAGTTTCGCCTTCGCCGACACCTACGTGTGGGCGCTCGGCTCACGGTTCTTCGTCGGGGTCGGCGACGCCATGACCTTCGTGTGCGTGCTGCGGTTGGTGACCTCGTGGTTCCCGGTGCGGCGCATCCCGCTGATGACGCAGTTGACCGGAGTGCTCGGCCAACTCGGCGCGGTGGCGGCCGCGGTCCCGATGACCTGGGCGCTGTCGAATCTCGGGTGGACGCACGCCTATTTGGTGACCGCCGCCTGCGGTGCCGCGCTGCTGGTGATCGCGGCGATCGTGGTGCGCGACTCCCCGCAGGCGCGCACCACCTCCGGGCCATTGCTCGGGTTCGCCGGCATCCGTGCCACCCTCGCCGCGGCGTGGGGTCATCCGGGTACCCGGCTGGGATTCTGGATGCACTTCTCCACGCAATTCAGTGCCACCGTCCTCGGATTACTCTGGGGATTCCCGTTTTTCGTCGAGGGCGAGGGGCAGGGCGCGGGCGCGGCGGGCACCCTGTTGACGATCATGGTGTGCTCGATCATCGGCTTCGGACCGATCTTCGCCGCGCTGATCACGCGGCATCCCTGGCACCGGTCGACCCTGGTGCTGAGCGTCGTCGGCGCCATCGCGGGCATGTGGACGATCGTTCTCGCCTGGCCCGGTCCCGCGCCGTTCTGGCTGCTGATGCTGCTGGTCATCGTGTGCGGCATGGGTGGTCCGGCATCGATGATCGGCTTCGATCTCGGCCGCACGTCCAACCCCGTCTCACGCGTCGGCAGCGCGACCGGGATCATCAACCAGGGTGGCTTCTTCGCGAGCCTGCTGCTGATGGCGATGATCGGCATCATCGTCGACTGGCGCACCCCCGATGGCGCGTCCGGCTATCCGCCCGAGGCGTTCACCGCGGCGATGTCGGCGCAGTACCTGCTGTGGGGCGTCGGAGCCCTGCAGATCTGGCGATACCGCCGCAAGGGACGGGCGCATCTGCGGCGCGAGGATCCGATGGTGTGGTCGGAGCAATCCGGGCGGCCGCTGCCGGAGGCGTGA
- a CDS encoding aldehyde dehydrogenase family protein, producing MSTTYDSLLHSVTDPAGREILDPATGEVVGAVAFGSVADLDAAVARARAAQPAWAARSDDERKALLLKAADAIEEAAEPLAELLSREQGKPLNGPNARFEVGACSAWLRATAATALPGETVVDDEETHAELRYRPVGVVGAIGPWNWPMMITIWQVAPALRMGNTAVVKPSEYTPLSVLALIEVLNGVLPADVLIPVAGEGEVGARLSSHPDIDKVMFTGSTRTGQAIIRSSADTIKRLTLELGGNDAGVVLPDVDAKAIAQDLFWGCFINTGQTCAALKRLYVHADVYDDVCAALVEVAGQMPMGRGLDENNVLGPLQNRAQFDIVARLVEAAKESGAKVLTGGDPDTAAPGHFYPLTLVADIDNDNPLVTEEQFGPALPIIRYNDVDEVVALANGLDVGLGASVWSGDAGAARAIAGRLEAGTVWINAHGGVHPMIPFGGVKQSGYGLEFGVEGLKGVSVPQVING from the coding sequence ATGAGCACCACCTATGACAGCTTGCTGCACTCCGTCACCGATCCCGCAGGTCGCGAGATCCTCGATCCCGCGACCGGTGAGGTCGTCGGCGCGGTGGCCTTCGGTTCCGTCGCCGATCTCGATGCCGCCGTGGCCCGTGCCCGCGCCGCACAACCGGCATGGGCGGCGCGCTCCGACGACGAGCGGAAGGCGTTGCTGCTCAAGGCCGCCGACGCCATCGAGGAGGCCGCCGAACCCCTCGCCGAACTCCTCTCGCGCGAACAGGGCAAACCGCTGAACGGTCCCAACGCGCGCTTCGAGGTCGGTGCCTGTTCGGCGTGGCTGCGGGCCACCGCGGCCACCGCACTGCCGGGCGAGACGGTCGTCGACGACGAGGAGACCCACGCCGAATTGCGTTACCGCCCGGTGGGGGTCGTCGGTGCGATCGGCCCGTGGAACTGGCCGATGATGATCACCATCTGGCAGGTCGCCCCGGCCCTGCGGATGGGCAACACGGCCGTCGTCAAACCGTCGGAGTACACGCCGCTGTCGGTTCTCGCCCTGATCGAGGTCCTCAACGGCGTCCTGCCCGCCGACGTGCTCATCCCGGTCGCCGGCGAGGGTGAGGTCGGGGCCAGGCTGTCGTCTCATCCCGACATCGACAAGGTGATGTTCACCGGTTCGACTCGTACCGGTCAGGCGATCATCAGGAGTTCGGCCGACACCATCAAGCGCCTGACCCTTGAACTCGGCGGCAACGACGCCGGTGTCGTGCTGCCCGACGTCGACGCGAAAGCCATTGCGCAGGACCTATTCTGGGGATGTTTCATCAACACCGGCCAGACGTGCGCGGCGCTCAAGCGGCTCTACGTGCATGCCGACGTCTACGACGACGTGTGTGCCGCGCTCGTCGAGGTCGCAGGGCAGATGCCGATGGGTCGCGGCCTCGACGAGAACAACGTGCTGGGTCCGCTGCAGAACCGCGCACAGTTCGACATCGTCGCCCGGCTCGTCGAGGCCGCCAAGGAGTCGGGCGCCAAGGTGCTCACCGGCGGTGACCCCGACACCGCCGCCCCCGGCCACTTTTACCCGTTGACCCTGGTCGCCGACATCGACAACGACAATCCGCTGGTGACCGAGGAGCAGTTCGGTCCGGCGCTACCGATCATCCGCTACAACGACGTCGACGAGGTCGTCGCACTGGCCAACGGCCTCGACGTCGGGCTGGGCGCCTCGGTGTGGAGTGGTGATGCCGGCGCCGCGCGAGCGATCGCGGGTCGTCTGGAGGCCGGCACCGTGTGGATCAACGCGCACGGAGGCGTGCACCCGATGATTCCGTTCGGCGGTGTCAAGCAGTCCGGGTACGGATTGGAGTTCGGCGTCGAGGGTCTCAAGGGTGTCTCGGTGCCGCAGGTGATCAACGGCTGA
- a CDS encoding NDMA-dependent alcohol dehydrogenase yields MSFTTRTAVLREAPGRYETVTLDLDEPRQNEVTVKMVAAGLCHSDDHAATGDIPVGIYPFAGGHEGAGIISAVGPNTPGFEVGDHVVFSFLPACGKCEFCARGLSNLCDLGATLLSGDRAEDPGSFRMQLDGAPVGQQCGISTFSEYTTASVASVVKVDKDLPLKQAALLSCGVPTGWGSAVNSARVQPGDTVIVVGIGGIGANALQGAAHAGATSVVAVDPVAAKEDKAKLFGATHFYTTLAEATEYARSVTNGQGADSTIITIGVVSGDDVAQALDSIRKAGTVVLTGLGNITVAGAPILLGDLTLMQKRLQGSLFGESNPRRDIPNLARMYRAGQLKLDELITREYTLDEVALAYEDMHAGRNIRGVVVFDD; encoded by the coding sequence ATGTCTTTCACCACTCGCACCGCCGTTCTCCGTGAGGCGCCCGGGCGCTACGAGACCGTCACCCTCGACCTCGACGAGCCACGCCAGAACGAGGTGACCGTGAAGATGGTCGCGGCCGGTCTGTGCCACTCCGACGACCACGCCGCCACCGGCGACATCCCGGTCGGCATCTATCCGTTCGCCGGCGGACACGAAGGGGCGGGCATCATCTCGGCCGTCGGCCCGAACACCCCGGGTTTCGAGGTCGGCGATCACGTCGTGTTCTCGTTCTTACCGGCGTGTGGGAAGTGCGAATTCTGTGCTCGCGGACTGTCGAATCTGTGCGACCTCGGCGCGACCCTGCTCTCCGGTGATCGCGCGGAGGATCCGGGGAGTTTCCGGATGCAGCTCGACGGCGCCCCGGTGGGGCAGCAGTGCGGTATCTCCACCTTCAGCGAGTACACCACCGCGTCGGTCGCCTCGGTGGTCAAGGTGGACAAGGACCTTCCGCTCAAACAGGCGGCACTGCTCAGCTGTGGTGTGCCGACGGGTTGGGGATCTGCGGTCAACTCCGCTCGGGTGCAGCCCGGTGACACCGTCATCGTGGTCGGCATCGGCGGGATCGGTGCCAACGCATTGCAGGGTGCGGCGCACGCCGGGGCCACCAGCGTCGTGGCCGTGGATCCGGTCGCGGCCAAGGAGGACAAGGCAAAACTGTTCGGCGCCACGCACTTCTACACAACGCTGGCCGAGGCCACCGAGTACGCCCGGTCGGTGACCAACGGGCAGGGCGCCGACTCGACGATCATCACCATCGGTGTGGTGTCCGGCGACGATGTGGCGCAGGCGCTGGACTCGATCCGCAAGGCGGGCACCGTGGTTCTCACCGGTCTGGGCAACATCACCGTGGCGGGTGCACCCATTCTGCTCGGTGATCTCACCCTCATGCAAAAGCGGTTGCAGGGCTCGCTGTTCGGCGAGTCCAATCCGCGTCGCGACATCCCCAATCTCGCGCGTATGTACCGGGCGGGTCAGCTCAAACTCGACGAGCTGATCACCCGCGAGTACACGCTCGACGAGGTCGCGCTTGCGTACGAGGACATGCACGCCGGCCGCAACATCCGCGGAGTGGTCGTCTTCGACGACTGA
- a CDS encoding HpcH/HpaI aldolase family protein has protein sequence MREALDAADRALYGGWITTGSPVAAEIMAGSGLDWLLIDMEHAPNGLESVLAQLYAVSGYRCTPMVRVPVGDAVVIKQVLDLGAQNILVPMVSDAEQARQIAAAAQYPPLGRRGVGSALARSARWNRVPDYLADGADHVSVFVQIESIEAVEHARAIAETPGIDGVFVGPSDLAASMGLLGAQTHPDVVAAVHTAFDGVRAAGKPFGVNAFVADQARAYVAGGATFVLVGADAALLARGSEALAADFIGTGERKPSSY, from the coding sequence ATGCGCGAGGCGCTCGACGCCGCCGATCGTGCGCTCTATGGCGGCTGGATCACCACCGGCTCACCGGTGGCCGCCGAGATCATGGCCGGTTCCGGCCTCGACTGGCTGCTGATCGACATGGAACACGCTCCCAACGGCCTCGAATCGGTTCTCGCACAGCTGTATGCGGTGTCGGGATATCGGTGTACACCGATGGTGCGGGTACCCGTGGGCGACGCCGTCGTCATCAAACAGGTTCTCGATCTCGGTGCGCAGAACATCCTCGTACCGATGGTCTCCGACGCCGAGCAGGCTCGGCAGATCGCCGCCGCCGCACAGTATCCGCCGCTCGGTCGGCGCGGTGTCGGCAGTGCCCTGGCACGGTCTGCCCGCTGGAATCGGGTGCCCGACTACCTCGCCGACGGCGCCGATCACGTGTCGGTGTTCGTGCAGATCGAGAGCATCGAGGCCGTCGAGCACGCCCGAGCGATCGCCGAGACACCGGGCATCGACGGTGTGTTCGTCGGTCCGAGCGATCTCGCGGCGTCGATGGGTCTGCTCGGCGCGCAAACCCATCCCGATGTCGTCGCCGCCGTGCACACGGCGTTCGACGGAGTGCGCGCTGCCGGAAAACCGTTCGGTGTCAACGCCTTCGTCGCCGACCAGGCCCGCGCCTACGTTGCCGGGGGCGCGACGTTCGTGCTCGTCGGTGCCGACGCCGCGCTGCTGGCCCGCGGGTCGGAGGCGTTGGCCGCCGACTTCATCGGCACCGGCGAAAGGAAACCCAGCAGCTATTGA
- the hpaH gene encoding 2-oxo-hept-4-ene-1,7-dioate hydratase: MLSAQTITEIADELAAAERDRTTIPLLTARHPEMTVEDSYAVQNEWRRRGIAAGRRPVGRKIGLTSKVMQVATGITEPDYGAIFDDMVFENGSVIDHGRFSNVRIEVELAFVLGSALDGPNATIFDVLRATEYVVPALEILSSRIEMAGRTIVDTISDNAAMGGMVYGGNPMKPNEIDLRWVSALLYRNETIEESGVAAAVLNHPATGVAWLADKLAAHGDRLEAGEIVLAGSFTRPMWVHAGDTVLADYGRMGTVSCRFS, encoded by the coding sequence ATGCTGTCCGCCCAGACGATCACCGAGATTGCCGACGAACTCGCTGCCGCAGAACGGGATCGGACGACGATCCCGCTACTGACCGCACGCCACCCGGAGATGACCGTCGAGGATTCCTATGCGGTGCAGAACGAGTGGCGCCGGCGCGGGATCGCCGCCGGGCGTCGTCCGGTGGGACGCAAGATCGGCCTGACGAGCAAGGTGATGCAGGTCGCCACCGGTATCACCGAACCCGACTACGGCGCGATCTTCGACGACATGGTGTTCGAGAACGGCTCGGTGATCGACCACGGCCGGTTCTCCAACGTCCGTATCGAGGTGGAGTTGGCATTCGTGCTCGGGTCGGCGCTCGACGGCCCGAACGCGACGATCTTCGACGTGCTGCGGGCCACCGAATACGTGGTGCCGGCATTGGAGATCCTCAGCTCCCGCATCGAGATGGCGGGCCGCACCATCGTCGACACCATCAGTGACAACGCCGCCATGGGCGGCATGGTCTACGGCGGAAACCCCATGAAGCCGAACGAGATCGACCTGCGGTGGGTGTCGGCGCTGCTGTATCGCAACGAGACCATCGAGGAGTCCGGGGTGGCCGCCGCCGTGCTCAACCACCCGGCCACCGGTGTGGCGTGGCTGGCCGACAAGCTTGCCGCACATGGGGATCGGCTGGAGGCGGGGGAGATCGTGCTCGCCGGCTCGTTCACCCGTCCGATGTGGGTGCATGCCGGCGACACGGTGCTCGCCGACTACGGCCGGATGGGGACGGTGTCGTGCCGATTCAGCTGA
- the hpaD gene encoding 3,4-dihydroxyphenylacetate 2,3-dioxygenase produces the protein MTAREEMTLTSSGYYVSQEAPIRSDNPVSTPQSAPPDILRCAYMEIVVTDLAASRQFYVDILGLYVTEEDDEAIYLRSTEEFIHHNLVLRKGPVAAVAVFSYRVRSPEDLDKAVAFYTEIGCRVERRAQGFVKGIGDSVRVEDPLGFPYEFFYQTDHVERMSWRYDLHCPGELVRLDHFNQVTPDVPRAVRHYQDLGFRVTEDIQDDKGTVYAAWMRRKPTVHDTAATGGDGPRMHHVAFATHEKHNILAICDKLGGLRRSDAIERGPGRHGVSNAFYLYLRDPDGHRVEIYTQDYYTGDPDNPVVTWDVHDNQRRDFWGNPVVPSWYTDASLVLDLDGNPQPVLARTDDSEMAVTIGADGFSYTRKDDEGQMPEWKQGEYKLGAQL, from the coding sequence ATGACCGCTCGCGAAGAGATGACCCTGACCTCGTCGGGCTACTACGTCTCGCAGGAAGCCCCCATCCGCTCCGACAATCCCGTCTCCACCCCGCAGTCCGCGCCGCCGGACATCCTGCGGTGCGCCTACATGGAGATCGTCGTCACCGACCTGGCCGCATCGCGTCAGTTCTATGTCGACATCCTCGGGCTCTATGTCACCGAGGAGGACGACGAGGCGATCTACCTGCGCTCCACCGAGGAGTTCATCCACCACAACCTCGTGCTGCGCAAGGGTCCGGTGGCCGCGGTGGCCGTCTTCTCCTACCGGGTACGCAGCCCCGAAGACCTCGACAAGGCGGTCGCGTTCTACACCGAGATCGGTTGCCGCGTGGAACGTCGGGCGCAGGGATTCGTCAAGGGCATCGGCGACTCGGTGCGCGTGGAGGACCCGCTCGGCTTCCCGTACGAGTTCTTCTACCAGACCGATCACGTCGAGCGGATGTCGTGGCGCTACGACCTGCACTGCCCGGGCGAGCTGGTGCGTCTGGACCACTTCAACCAGGTCACCCCCGACGTGCCGCGCGCGGTCCGCCACTACCAGGATCTGGGCTTCCGGGTCACCGAGGACATCCAGGACGACAAGGGCACCGTGTACGCCGCGTGGATGCGGCGCAAGCCGACAGTGCACGACACCGCCGCCACCGGTGGTGACGGACCGCGGATGCATCACGTCGCCTTCGCCACCCATGAGAAGCACAACATCCTGGCGATCTGCGACAAGCTCGGCGGCTTGCGCCGCTCCGACGCGATCGAACGCGGTCCCGGCCGTCACGGTGTGTCGAATGCGTTCTACCTCTACCTGCGCGACCCGGACGGTCACCGGGTGGAGATCTACACCCAGGACTACTACACCGGCGACCCCGACAACCCTGTCGTCACCTGGGATGTCCACGACAACCAGCGCCGCGACTTCTGGGGCAACCCGGTGGTGCCGAGCTGGTACACCGACGCCTCGCTGGTGCTCGACCTCGACGGCAACCCGCAGCCGGTGCTCGCCCGCACCGACGACTCCGAGATGGCGGTGACCATCGGTGCCGACGGCTTCTCCTACACCCGCAAGGATGACGAGGGACAGATGCCCGAGTGGAAGCAGGGCGAGTACAAGCTGGGTGCACAGCTCTGA
- the hpaE gene encoding 5-carboxymethyl-2-hydroxymuconate semialdehyde dehydrogenase — MTNTVSSPVTGHVPADLPTRIQHYIGGAFVDSVDGDTFDVLDPVSNETYVQAAAGKKADIDLAVAAARAAFTDGPWPTMLPRERARVLHRIADIVESRDVRLAELESFDSGLPITQALGQARRAAENFRFFADLIVAQSDDTYKVPGRQINYVNRKPIGVAGLITPWNTPFMLESWKLGPALATGNTVVLKPAEFTPLSASLWAGIFEEAGLPQGVFNLVNGLGEDAGDALVKHPEVPLISFTGESRTGQLIFGNAAPYLKGLSMELGGKSPAVVFADADLDAAIDATIFGVFSLNGERCTAGSRILVERSVYDEFVERYAAQAKRVVVGYPHEKTTEVGALVHPEHYEKVMSYVELGKSEGRLVAGGGRPEGFDTGNFVAPTVFADVAPDARIFQEEIFGPVVAITPFDSDEEALALANGVKYGLAAYIWTNDLKRAHNFSQAVEAGMVWLNSNNVRDLRTPFGGVKASGLGHEGGYRSIDFYTDQQAVHITLGKVHNPTFGKQ, encoded by the coding sequence ATGACGAACACGGTGAGCTCACCGGTGACCGGTCACGTCCCGGCCGATCTGCCCACGCGCATCCAGCATTACATCGGCGGAGCGTTCGTCGACTCGGTCGACGGCGACACCTTCGACGTCCTCGACCCGGTGTCGAACGAGACCTACGTGCAGGCAGCTGCCGGCAAGAAGGCCGACATCGATCTGGCCGTGGCCGCCGCACGTGCCGCCTTCACCGACGGCCCGTGGCCGACGATGCTGCCGCGCGAACGTGCGCGGGTCCTGCACCGGATCGCCGACATCGTCGAATCCCGTGATGTGCGGCTGGCCGAACTGGAGTCCTTCGATTCCGGGCTGCCGATCACCCAGGCCCTCGGCCAGGCACGCCGCGCCGCGGAGAACTTCCGGTTCTTCGCCGACCTGATCGTTGCTCAGTCCGACGACACCTACAAGGTGCCGGGTAGGCAGATCAACTACGTCAATCGCAAGCCGATCGGCGTCGCGGGTCTGATCACCCCGTGGAACACCCCGTTCATGCTCGAGTCGTGGAAGCTCGGTCCGGCGCTGGCCACCGGAAACACCGTGGTGCTCAAGCCCGCCGAGTTCACACCGCTCTCGGCGTCGTTGTGGGCCGGCATCTTCGAGGAGGCAGGCCTGCCGCAGGGCGTGTTCAACCTCGTCAACGGATTGGGTGAGGACGCCGGCGATGCGCTGGTGAAACACCCTGAGGTGCCGTTGATCTCGTTCACCGGCGAAAGCCGCACCGGGCAGCTCATCTTCGGCAACGCGGCGCCATACCTCAAGGGGCTGTCGATGGAACTCGGCGGCAAGAGCCCGGCGGTGGTCTTCGCCGACGCCGACCTCGACGCCGCGATCGACGCCACCATCTTCGGTGTGTTCTCCCTCAACGGTGAGCGCTGCACCGCGGGCAGCCGCATCCTCGTCGAGCGCTCGGTCTATGACGAGTTCGTGGAACGGTATGCGGCACAGGCCAAACGGGTCGTCGTCGGATATCCGCACGAGAAGACGACCGAGGTCGGTGCGCTCGTGCACCCCGAGCACTACGAGAAGGTGATGAGCTACGTCGAACTCGGCAAGTCCGAGGGACGACTCGTCGCCGGTGGTGGTCGGCCGGAGGGCTTCGACACCGGTAACTTCGTGGCCCCCACCGTGTTCGCCGATGTCGCCCCCGATGCGCGGATCTTCCAGGAGGAGATCTTCGGTCCGGTCGTCGCGATCACTCCGTTCGACTCCGACGAGGAAGCTCTCGCGCTGGCCAACGGTGTGAAATACGGTCTGGCCGCCTACATCTGGACCAATGACCTCAAGCGGGCCCACAACTTCTCGCAGGCCGTGGAGGCGGGCATGGTATGGCTCAACTCGAACAACGTCCGCGATCTGCGCACCCCGTTCGGTGGTGTCAAGGCCTCCGGCCTCGGCCACGAGGGTGGCTACCGCTCGATCGACTTCTACACCGATCAGCAGGCCGTGCACATCACCCTCGGCAAGGTCCACAACCCGACCTTCGGCAAGCAGTAA
- a CDS encoding GntR family transcriptional regulator, which produces MSEQPGQTNPSRSKSQIAYHWIKERIARQEYTPGYRLVLSTIAKSLDMSVVPVREAIRQLEAEGLVTFETNVGAQVSMVDDSQYRESMQALSILEGAATALAARRLSEDDLRKARDINERMIESLGHFDPGLFTALNQEFHATLFSKCTNPRMVTLVEAEWARLGHLRASTFSFVPGRAQESVREHENIVRLIEIGAPLGEIEKVARRHRAATLDAYLVHEHPDETLGLPAF; this is translated from the coding sequence ATGAGTGAGCAACCCGGCCAGACGAATCCGAGCCGCAGCAAGTCGCAGATCGCCTACCACTGGATCAAGGAGCGCATCGCTCGTCAGGAGTACACACCCGGCTATCGGCTGGTGTTGAGCACCATCGCCAAGAGCCTGGACATGAGCGTGGTGCCGGTGCGCGAGGCGATCCGACAACTCGAGGCCGAGGGTCTGGTCACCTTCGAGACCAACGTCGGCGCTCAGGTGTCGATGGTCGACGACTCGCAGTACCGCGAGAGCATGCAGGCGTTGTCGATCCTGGAGGGTGCGGCCACCGCGCTGGCCGCCCGTCGGCTCAGCGAGGACGATCTGCGCAAGGCGCGAGACATCAACGAGCGCATGATCGAATCGCTTGGTCACTTCGATCCGGGTCTGTTCACCGCGCTGAACCAGGAGTTCCACGCGACCCTGTTCTCCAAGTGCACCAACCCGCGGATGGTCACCCTCGTCGAAGCTGAATGGGCCCGACTCGGGCACCTGCGCGCCTCGACATTCTCCTTCGTGCCCGGCCGGGCGCAGGAGTCGGTCCGCGAACACGAGAACATCGTGCGGCTCATCGAGATCGGTGCTCCGCTCGGCGAGATCGAGAAGGTCGCGCGGCGGCACCGCGCGGCCACCCTCGACGCCTACCTGGTTCACGAACACCCCGACGAAACCCTTGGCCTGCCGGCCTTCTAG
- a CDS encoding fumarylacetoacetate hydrolase family protein — MAVPAIGTPGKIIAVHLSYTSRAQQRGRRPAQPSYFFKPSSSVAATGGTVERPLGTELLAFEGEVALVIGTPARRVGLAQAWDHVAAVTAANDLGLYDLRAADKGSNVRSKGGDGFTPLGPDLIDARAVDPNAIRIRTWVNGRLAQEDSTAGMFFSPAQIVADLSQHFTLERGDVILTGTPAGSSVIGPGDVVEVEVDVPGGPTSGRLVTTVVQGDNGFDADLGSLPAVDDTQRAEAWGSAQAAGLPAPAGPVLTDELREKLTRVPVAGLSGQLRKRGLDNVSIDGVRAQTRGTTIVGTAKTLRFVPNREDLFDSHGGGYNAQKRTFDAVGPGEVIVIEARGETGSGTLGDILAIRAKTLGAEGIVTDGGVRDYAAVAEIGLPVFTAGPHPAVLGRKHVPWDHDLTIACGGATVQPGDIIVGDDDGVIVIPPAIAAEVADAALAQEEQDAWVAEQVAAGHPVDGLFPPNAQWKARYLEWKANR, encoded by the coding sequence GTGGCCGTACCCGCCATCGGCACACCCGGCAAGATCATCGCCGTTCATCTCAGTTACACCTCGCGTGCGCAGCAGCGTGGGCGACGACCGGCACAGCCGTCGTACTTCTTCAAGCCCTCGAGTTCGGTGGCGGCGACCGGCGGTACCGTCGAGCGGCCGCTCGGCACCGAGTTGCTCGCCTTCGAGGGGGAGGTGGCGCTGGTCATCGGAACCCCTGCCCGCCGGGTCGGTCTCGCGCAGGCGTGGGATCACGTCGCCGCCGTCACCGCCGCCAATGACCTCGGACTCTACGACCTGCGGGCGGCCGACAAGGGCTCCAACGTCCGGTCCAAGGGTGGCGACGGATTCACCCCGCTCGGCCCGGACCTCATCGACGCCCGCGCGGTGGACCCGAACGCGATCCGCATTCGTACCTGGGTGAACGGCCGCTTGGCGCAAGAGGATTCGACGGCGGGGATGTTCTTCTCGCCAGCGCAGATCGTCGCCGATCTCTCGCAGCATTTCACCCTCGAACGCGGCGATGTGATCCTCACCGGCACCCCGGCCGGCTCCTCGGTCATCGGTCCCGGAGATGTCGTCGAGGTCGAGGTCGATGTTCCCGGCGGGCCGACCTCCGGTCGGCTCGTCACCACAGTGGTGCAGGGCGACAACGGATTCGACGCCGACCTCGGGTCGCTGCCGGCCGTCGACGACACCCAGCGCGCCGAGGCGTGGGGCTCGGCGCAGGCGGCCGGACTACCGGCACCCGCCGGGCCGGTCCTCACCGACGAGTTGCGCGAGAAACTGACACGCGTGCCGGTCGCCGGTCTGTCCGGACAACTCCGCAAGCGCGGCCTCGACAACGTCTCCATCGACGGCGTGCGCGCGCAGACCCGAGGAACCACGATCGTCGGCACCGCCAAGACCCTGCGCTTCGTGCCCAACCGTGAGGACCTCTTCGACTCCCACGGCGGCGGATACAACGCGCAGAAGCGGACCTTCGACGCCGTCGGCCCGGGTGAGGTGATCGTCATCGAGGCGCGCGGTGAGACCGGATCGGGCACGCTCGGTGACATCCTGGCGATCCGCGCGAAAACCCTTGGCGCCGAGGGCATCGTTACCGACGGCGGGGTACGCGACTACGCGGCGGTCGCCGAGATCGGTCTACCGGTGTTCACCGCCGGACCGCATCCGGCGGTCCTCGGCCGCAAGCATGTGCCCTGGGATCACGACCTGACCATCGCGTGCGGCGGTGCCACGGTCCAACCCGGCGACATCATCGTCGGTGACGACGACGGCGTGATCGTCATCCCGCCGGCCATCGCCGCCGAGGTCGCCGACGCCGCGCTCGCCCAGGAGGAGCAGGACGCCTGGGTGGCCGAGCAGGTCGCGGCCGGACATCCGGTCGACGGATTGTTCCCGCCCAACGCGCAGTGGAAAGCCCGCTATCTCGAATGGAAGGCGAATCGATGA